Proteins encoded together in one Arvicanthis niloticus isolate mArvNil1 chromosome 7, mArvNil1.pat.X, whole genome shotgun sequence window:
- the Paics gene encoding bifunctional phosphoribosylaminoimidazole carboxylase/phosphoribosylaminoimidazole succinocarboxamide synthetase isoform X3, whose product MATAEVLNIGKKLYEGKTKEVYELIDHPGRVLLQSKDQITAGNAARKNHLEGKAAISNKITSCIFQLLQEAGIKTAFTKKVGETAFIAPQCEMIPIEWVCRRIATGSFLKRNPGVKEGYKFYPPKVEMFFKDDANNDPQWSEEQLIAANFCFAGLVIGQTEVDIMSHATQAIFEILEKSWLPQNCTLVDMKIEFGVDINTKEIVLADVIDNDSWRLWPSGDRSQQKDKQCYRDLKEVTSEGLQMVKKNFEWVADRVELLLRSDSQCRVVVLMGSTSDLGHCEKIKKACGNFGIPCELRVTSAHKGPDETLRIKAEYEGDGIPTVFVAVAGRSNGLGPVMSGNTAYPVISCPPVTPDWGAQDVWSSLRLPSGLGCSTILSPEGSAQFAAQIFGLNNHLVWAKLRASILNTWIYLKQADKKIREGNL is encoded by the exons TACTGAACATCGGGAAGAAACTCTACGAGGGTAAAACAAAAGAAGTCTATGAATTGATAGATCATCCAGGAAGAGTCCTCCTGCAGTCCAAGGACCAGATTACAGCTGGGAATGCAGCTAGAAAGAACCACCTGGAAGGCAAAGCTGCAATCTCCAATAAGATCACCAGCTGCATATTTCAGTTGTTACAGGAGGCTG GTATAAAAACTGCTTTCACCAAGAAAGTTGGGGAGACTGCCTTCATTGCACCTCAATGTGAGATGATTCCAATTGAATGGGTATGCCGAAGAATAGCAACTGGGTCTTTTCTCAAAAGGAACCCTGGCGTAAAGGAGGGGTATAAGTTCTATCCACCAAAAGTAGAGATGTTCTTCAAG GATGATGCCAATAATGATCCCCAGTGGTCTGAGGAGCAACTCATTGCTGCAAACTTTTGTTTTGCTGGACTTGTTATAGGGCAGACTGAAGTGGACATCATGAGTCATGCCACACAAGCTATTTTTGAAATTCTGGAGAAATCCTGGTTGCCCCAGAACTGTACACTGGTTGATATGAAG ATTGAATTTGGTGTTGATATAAACACCAAAGAGATTGTTCTTGCTGACGTCATTGATAATGACTCCTGGAGACTGTGGCCATCAGGAGATCGGAGCCAGCAGAAAGACAAACAG tgtTACCGTGATctcaaagaagtaacttcagaagGACTTCAGATGGTAAAGAAAAACTTTGAGTGGGTTGCAGACCGAGTGGAG ttgttGCTCAGGTCAGACAGTCAGTGCAGGGTGGTAGTGCTGATGGGTTCAACCTCTGACCTTGGTCACTGTGAGAAAATTAAGAAGGCTTGTGGAAATTTTGGAATTCCGTGTGAACTTAGAGTAACATCCGCGCATAAAGGACCAGATGAAACTTTGAGGATTAAAGCAGAATATGAAG GGGATGGCATTCCTACTGTGTTTGTCGCAGTGGCAGGCAGAAGCAATGGTCTAGGCCCAGTGATGTCTGGTAATACTGCATATCCAGTTATCAGCTGTCCCCCAGTCACACCAGACTGGGGTGCTCAGGATGTGTGGTCATCTCTTCGACTGCCCAGTG GTCTTGGCTGTTCAACTATACTTTCTCCAGAAGGATCAGCCCAGTTTGCTGCTCAGATATTTGGGTTGAATAACCATTTGGTGTGGGCCAAACTTCGAGCGAGCATATTGAACACTTGGATATACTTAAAGCAGGCGGATAAGAAGATCAGAGAAGGCAATTTGTaa